In the Flagellimonas sp. HMM57 genome, one interval contains:
- a CDS encoding PolC-type DNA polymerase III, with protein MMRFFKKKKPIDLPNFWKDYATLFEKPFPSDLKDVRYVVLDTETTGFNYEQDRMLCIGAVKLFHKNIAVKESFEVYLSQNHYDVESAEIHGILKKENVEYITELEALQQFLGYVKNDVIVGHHVMFDVNMINAALERHELPKLKNQTLDTGLLYRRTLLNTTVLQKKEHYSLDDLAEKFSISKKDRHTALGDALITAIALLHIIDKLKPEDLKDLIKKQRPLKYGF; from the coding sequence ATGATGCGCTTCTTTAAAAAGAAAAAACCTATCGACCTTCCCAATTTTTGGAAAGATTATGCCACTCTTTTTGAAAAGCCTTTTCCTTCCGATTTAAAGGATGTGCGATATGTTGTGCTGGATACCGAAACAACGGGTTTCAATTACGAGCAGGATCGTATGCTATGTATAGGTGCGGTGAAACTGTTTCATAAAAATATTGCGGTGAAAGAAAGTTTTGAGGTCTATCTCTCTCAAAATCATTACGATGTGGAAAGCGCAGAAATCCACGGAATATTGAAAAAGGAAAATGTGGAATACATTACCGAACTTGAAGCATTACAACAGTTCTTGGGCTATGTCAAAAATGATGTCATCGTGGGTCACCATGTGATGTTCGATGTCAACATGATCAATGCTGCATTGGAACGACACGAACTTCCCAAGTTGAAAAACCAAACATTGGATACTGGATTGCTTTACCGAAGAACGTTGCTCAACACTACGGTACTCCAAAAAAAAGAACACTATTCCTTGGATGATTTGGCCGAGAAATTCAGCATCTCCAAAAAAGACAGACATACTGCTTTAGGAGATGCGTTGATTACGGCCATAGCCTTGCTTCACATTATCGATAAGCTTAAACCAGAAGACCTCAAGGATCTTATTAAAAAACAACGACCTTTAAAATATGGCTTCTAA
- a CDS encoding response regulator transcription factor: MKKILIVDDEPNIVMSLEYAFKKKDFEVFIARDGKEALEIADKQTPHIILLDIMMPQMDGYETLQKIKENKELKETKIIFLSAKSKLADVEKGMKLGADGYMTKPFSIKKIVKDVEQLIA, encoded by the coding sequence GTGAAAAAAATACTGATTGTAGATGATGAACCCAATATCGTAATGTCCTTGGAGTATGCCTTCAAGAAAAAGGACTTTGAGGTGTTTATTGCAAGGGATGGAAAAGAGGCATTGGAAATTGCCGACAAACAAACGCCCCATATTATCCTACTTGATATCATGATGCCACAAATGGATGGCTATGAAACCCTTCAGAAAATAAAGGAAAACAAAGAATTGAAAGAGACCAAGATTATCTTTTTATCTGCCAAAAGTAAACTGGCGGATGTGGAAAAAGGAATGAAGTTGGGAGCGGACGGCTATATGACCAAACCTTTTTCCATTAAAAAAATAGTCAAGGATGTAGAGCAATTGATAGCATAA
- a CDS encoding DUF294 nucleotidyltransferase-like domain-containing protein — protein sequence MKNTISERVSDFLKHYPPFNILEPEQLEKLSCEVAISYKENNSIIFTEEEVPHDCFYIVHKGAVALAKKGSNAIMDICDEGDIFGLRPLMANENYKLEAKAHEESILYAIPIKEFKPLALENIQVGNFLIESFASNTRNPYSQKHRGQLYGVTDSTENNTERTLLDLQPVQYSTNLVTCSENTPITDLANTMTTNNVGCILVVKDDVAIGIITDKDLRNKVFTGQVPITATAKEVMTAPVITYPKNLTITQAQMAMMKSNISHLCLTEDGTPDTPAVGILSKHDVMLAMGNNPAVLMRAIKRARSIKTLRTIRRGVTNLLRGYLDQNIPLRLVSKIVSELNDATIKQVIKITLRGMEQKPPVKFTWLTMGSQGRAEQLLNTDQDNAILFENVPAAKLKETHAYFLELGNRVTKELNTIGYEYCPAEMMASNPLWCHSLDEWKKVTSFWIGNPGPDEVLLSSIFFDYTVTYGDKTLVDELSSHIFKNIEKHPLFLVHLASGALQNPSPTGFFRSFLVEQDGEHKDFFDLKLRALMPMIDAARVLILSHAIKSINNTAERYEKLAELEPQNKELYLSCSYASKALLKFRTIQGLLHNDSGRFIALDKLNKEEKIKLKRTFKTIKEIQELLQVRFQVKTILG from the coding sequence ATGAAGAACACAATTTCTGAGAGGGTCTCCGATTTTTTGAAGCACTATCCACCTTTTAATATTCTGGAGCCGGAACAACTTGAAAAGTTATCCTGTGAAGTGGCTATTAGCTATAAAGAAAACAATAGCATCATTTTTACCGAAGAAGAAGTTCCGCACGATTGTTTCTACATCGTACACAAAGGAGCCGTGGCACTTGCCAAAAAAGGTTCAAACGCTATTATGGATATCTGTGATGAGGGCGATATTTTTGGCCTACGACCATTAATGGCAAACGAGAATTACAAATTGGAAGCAAAGGCCCACGAAGAAAGCATACTCTACGCCATTCCCATAAAGGAATTTAAGCCCCTGGCACTGGAAAATATACAAGTTGGTAATTTTTTAATAGAAAGCTTTGCCTCCAACACACGTAACCCCTACTCCCAAAAGCATAGGGGTCAGCTTTATGGTGTTACCGATTCAACAGAAAACAATACGGAGCGTACATTATTGGACTTACAACCGGTCCAATATTCCACCAACTTGGTCACCTGTTCGGAAAACACTCCTATCACGGATTTGGCAAATACCATGACTACCAATAACGTAGGATGTATTTTAGTAGTAAAAGATGACGTGGCAATAGGGATAATCACCGATAAAGATTTAAGGAACAAAGTGTTCACTGGTCAAGTTCCCATTACCGCCACCGCAAAGGAAGTAATGACCGCCCCAGTAATCACCTACCCAAAAAATCTGACCATCACACAAGCACAGATGGCCATGATGAAAAGCAATATTAGCCATCTATGTCTTACCGAAGATGGAACGCCAGATACACCTGCGGTCGGCATCCTGTCCAAACATGATGTCATGCTTGCTATGGGAAACAATCCTGCCGTATTGATGCGAGCCATTAAAAGAGCTAGAAGTATAAAAACATTACGGACCATTCGCCGCGGCGTAACGAATTTGCTGCGCGGTTACTTGGACCAGAACATTCCGTTACGACTGGTTTCCAAAATTGTATCGGAACTGAATGATGCAACCATCAAACAGGTGATTAAAATAACACTTAGAGGGATGGAGCAAAAACCTCCTGTCAAGTTCACCTGGTTGACCATGGGCAGTCAGGGAAGAGCTGAGCAACTACTGAACACAGATCAGGACAATGCCATCTTATTTGAAAATGTACCTGCTGCAAAACTAAAAGAGACCCATGCCTATTTTTTGGAATTGGGAAACCGGGTTACCAAAGAACTGAATACCATAGGATATGAATATTGTCCTGCCGAGATGATGGCCTCAAACCCTTTATGGTGCCATAGTCTTGACGAATGGAAAAAAGTCACATCTTTTTGGATAGGCAATCCCGGACCCGATGAGGTACTCTTATCATCCATATTTTTTGATTACACTGTAACCTATGGGGATAAAACACTGGTCGATGAGCTTTCTTCCCATATTTTTAAAAATATTGAAAAGCATCCTCTGTTTTTGGTTCATCTGGCAAGCGGAGCATTACAAAACCCTTCTCCCACAGGTTTCTTCCGAAGCTTTTTGGTGGAACAAGATGGCGAGCATAAAGACTTTTTCGATTTAAAACTACGTGCATTGATGCCCATGATAGATGCTGCACGGGTTCTTATCCTATCACACGCCATAAAATCAATAAACAATACGGCAGAACGTTACGAGAAGTTGGCAGAGCTAGAGCCCCAAAACAAAGAATTGTACCTATCATGCTCTTACGCTAGCAAGGCGTTATTAAAATTTAGGACCATACAGGGTCTGTTGCACAATGATTCGGGCAGGTTTATTGCTTTGGATAAATTGAACAAGGAAGAAAAAATAAAACTAAAACGAACTTTTAAGACCATCAAAGAAATACAGGAACTCTTGCAGGTACGCTTTCAGGTAAAAACGATTTTGGGATGA
- a CDS encoding ATP-binding protein has product MSNYLLILIIVCYLAFLFFIAYYAEKNRKSKWVNNPYIYVLSLAVYCTAWTYYGSVGIASKSGISFLTIYLGPVIALPLWIVIMRKIIRISKQQKISSIADFISMRYGNNRLLGALVTVTCLLATIPYISLQLKAVSETFEIITSDQSYSTTGILDDSTFYIALLIAIFVAFFGTLSTDASQRKKGIIATVALESILKLVFFLIVGIYVTFYLFNGTGDVYEQALQTENFERLSSFGGLENGFNWLFTICLSFFAIFLLPRQFHVAVVENEKERHLKKAIWLFPLYLLLFNIFVIFIAWAGNIRLSGNVNPDYYTLLLPLQEGNVFLSGLVFIGGFSAVISMIVVSTLALSTMVSNNVIIPYGFLKKMVEGNPEANSKNIKNIRRIAVFTLIIFAYFFYINFSNQLSLYSIGLISFVVISQLAPSFFFGLFWRRGTAKAAKAGIVIGLLVVVYTLISPIIVDSMNISSVFATRGPFGATWLRPSQLFGIDYLTPESNTFLWSLSFNLLGFVSISVLSKGNYRERNYAEIFVHNENYENLQEGAFVWKGEAYVTDIKELLYRFLGEQRTNRAFNIFNRKYNISETEEKADARLINFSEKLLTGSIGSASAKILLSSVSKEKPISLVEVLNILEDTKETKANNKLLVEKSAELSNMANQLKIVNQELRNQDKQKDDFLDTVAHELKTPITSIKAASEVLEDEEMPSELRKRFLKNISKDTDRLAVLIHNILDLEKLSSDRAELDVKSHKINNTIKKAINGIAQIANKRGVKVLFENDILLIGLYDEDRILQVFTNLLSNSLKFTEENKGVIKILLEETNETIEVAVEDNGKGIPKEEHNYIFEKFYQSKNQNTKKPQGSGFGLAICKKIIESHKGSIWADASYTNGARMVFTIPKLK; this is encoded by the coding sequence ATGAGTAACTATTTGCTCATATTGATTATCGTTTGTTACCTGGCTTTTTTGTTTTTCATAGCCTACTACGCAGAAAAAAACCGGAAAAGCAAGTGGGTCAACAATCCCTATATTTATGTACTTTCTTTAGCGGTATACTGTACCGCTTGGACCTACTATGGTAGTGTGGGCATTGCTTCAAAGTCGGGTATAAGCTTTCTTACCATTTATCTTGGTCCCGTAATTGCATTGCCGTTATGGATTGTCATCATGCGGAAAATCATTCGTATCTCCAAGCAGCAAAAGATTTCGAGTATTGCCGATTTTATTTCGATGCGCTATGGGAACAATCGCCTTTTAGGAGCTTTGGTCACCGTAACCTGTCTTTTGGCAACGATACCCTATATCTCATTACAGTTAAAAGCAGTATCGGAAACTTTTGAAATTATTACTTCTGACCAAAGCTATAGCACAACAGGTATTTTAGATGATTCTACATTTTACATCGCCTTATTGATAGCAATTTTTGTAGCATTTTTTGGGACACTTTCAACAGATGCATCGCAACGCAAGAAAGGTATTATAGCTACAGTTGCTCTTGAATCTATTTTGAAACTAGTATTCTTTTTGATAGTAGGAATCTATGTAACGTTTTATCTTTTCAATGGTACCGGAGATGTTTACGAACAGGCATTACAAACGGAAAATTTTGAACGATTATCATCATTTGGCGGATTGGAGAATGGCTTTAACTGGCTGTTTACCATTTGTCTTTCCTTTTTTGCCATTTTCCTGCTACCACGTCAATTTCACGTTGCAGTGGTCGAAAATGAAAAGGAACGTCACTTAAAGAAAGCTATCTGGTTGTTTCCGCTATACTTGTTGCTGTTCAATATTTTTGTGATTTTCATTGCATGGGCAGGAAACATAAGGCTTTCGGGAAATGTAAACCCAGATTATTACACGTTGCTACTACCCTTGCAAGAGGGCAACGTCTTTCTATCTGGTTTGGTATTTATAGGTGGATTTTCTGCGGTAATTTCCATGATCGTGGTGTCTACATTGGCACTTTCTACCATGGTCAGCAACAATGTGATAATCCCGTACGGATTTCTAAAGAAAATGGTCGAGGGTAATCCTGAGGCAAATTCAAAAAACATCAAGAACATTCGGAGAATAGCAGTTTTTACCCTCATTATTTTTGCCTATTTCTTTTACATTAATTTTTCGAACCAATTGTCGCTGTATTCCATTGGCCTAATTTCTTTTGTGGTCATTTCGCAATTGGCACCATCCTTCTTTTTTGGGCTGTTTTGGCGAAGGGGTACTGCAAAGGCTGCAAAAGCGGGAATAGTAATTGGTCTTCTTGTGGTAGTGTATACATTGATTTCACCAATAATAGTTGATTCAATGAACATAAGTAGTGTGTTTGCGACACGTGGACCTTTTGGAGCAACATGGTTAAGGCCATCGCAATTGTTCGGAATTGATTATTTGACACCGGAGAGCAATACCTTTTTATGGAGTTTGAGTTTTAATTTATTGGGATTTGTTTCAATTTCTGTGTTATCGAAAGGGAATTACCGGGAACGTAATTATGCAGAAATTTTTGTTCACAACGAAAATTACGAAAACTTACAAGAAGGTGCTTTTGTTTGGAAGGGCGAAGCTTACGTCACGGACATTAAAGAACTGTTATACCGCTTTTTGGGTGAGCAACGAACCAATAGGGCATTCAATATTTTTAATCGGAAGTACAACATATCGGAAACTGAAGAAAAGGCGGATGCAAGACTGATCAACTTTTCCGAAAAACTTCTAACGGGTAGTATTGGTAGCGCCTCTGCCAAGATTTTGTTATCATCGGTTTCCAAAGAAAAACCCATTAGTCTTGTTGAGGTCTTGAACATATTGGAGGATACAAAAGAAACCAAGGCGAATAATAAACTGTTGGTAGAAAAGTCGGCCGAGCTATCCAATATGGCAAATCAGTTAAAAATAGTAAATCAAGAACTGAGGAATCAGGATAAACAAAAGGATGATTTTCTAGATACTGTGGCCCATGAACTTAAAACACCTATTACCTCAATAAAAGCTGCTTCCGAAGTTTTGGAGGATGAAGAAATGCCCTCTGAACTTCGAAAACGCTTTCTTAAAAATATAAGCAAGGATACGGACCGTTTAGCTGTTCTGATACACAATATTCTTGACCTTGAAAAATTATCAAGTGATCGTGCTGAATTGGACGTAAAGAGCCATAAGATCAACAACACCATCAAAAAAGCTATCAATGGTATTGCACAAATAGCAAATAAAAGGGGAGTGAAAGTGCTGTTTGAAAACGATATCCTTTTGATTGGTCTTTATGATGAAGACCGAATTCTTCAGGTATTTACCAATCTGTTATCAAATTCCTTAAAGTTTACCGAGGAAAACAAGGGCGTCATCAAAATTCTATTGGAAGAAACCAATGAAACCATAGAAGTTGCTGTTGAGGATAACGGAAAAGGGATTCCCAAAGAAGAGCACAACTATATTTTTGAAAAGTTTTATCAGTCAAAAAACCAGAATACCAAAAAACCACAGGGCAGTGGGTTTGGATTGGCCATCTGTAAAAAAATTATAGAAAGCCACAAAGGAAGTATATGGGCGGATGCTTCATATACCAATGGTGCCCGAATGGTTTTTACTATTCCTAAATTAAAATGA